The genomic stretch GTGTGTAATATTTGATCCTATGCAGGCCCTGCAATTGTTCTATCCTACGCAATTTCCGGGCTTTCTGCATTGTTATCTGTCTTTTGCTACACTGAGTTTAGTGTAGAAGTCCCTGTTGCTGGAGGATCTTTCTCTTTTCTTAGGATTGAACTTGGTGATTTCATTGCTTACATTGCTGCTAGTAACATTCTTCTTGAGGCTATTGTGGGTGCTGCTGGTTTAGGACGATCATGGTCCTCTTATTTCGCTAGTCTTATAAGGGATGACTCTGACTTCCTTCGAATTCGTGTCAATTCTTTTGCTCAAGGATTCAATCTTCTTGACCCAATTGCTGTTGTCGTGCTTTTTATAGCAAATGGCATAGCTATGTCTGGAACTAGGCAGACATCATGCCTCAATTGGTTGAGTTCAGTCTTGAGTGCTTTGGTCATTGTGTTTATTATCATTGTCGGGTTTATTCATTCAAAGGCTGAGAAtttagtgcccttcttcccatttGGAGCCGAGGGTGTGTTCCAGGCTGCTGCTGTTGTTTATTGGTCATATACAGGGTTCGATATGGTTGCTACCATGGCTGAGGAAACTAAACGCCCCTCAAGAGATATCCCTATTGGTCTAGTGGGGTCCATGTCCATGATCACTGTCATCTATTGTCTAATGTCCTTGACATTGACAATGATGCAAAAATACACCAGCATTGATGTTAATGCTCCCTACACAGTTGTTTTCGATCAGATTGGTATGAAATGGGCCAAATATCTAGTCTCGATCATCGCTCTCAAAGGGATGACCACAAGCCTTCTTGTGGGCTCCCTCGGGCAAGCTCGGTACACGACACAAATAGCAAGGTCCCATTTGATTCCTCCATGGTTTGCTCACGTTCATCCCAAAACCAGGACTCCTATTAATGCAACTCTGCTGGTTACTATTCTCAGCGCTGTCATTGCGTTTTTCACTAGTCTAGACGTGTTATCCAGCGTCTTCTCCTTTAGCAcgctttttatttttatgctAATGGCTGTTGCACTATTAGTGAGAAGGTACTACGTCACAGAAGTGACACCTAAACAAAACCTAGTCAAATTTCTAGGCTGTTTGTTTTTCATTGGTAGCTCTTCAATAGGTATAACAATAATTTGGAACCTGAAGAGCCGGAGTTGGATCGGATATGGAGTTTGTGCCGGGGTTTGGTGTGGTGGTACATTAGCAATGCAGCTACTTACAAAGCAACGCGCTCCCAAGATATGGGGAGTTCCACTTGTCCCATGGGTGCCCTCATTATCTATCGGAATGAACATCTTTCTGATAGGATCTTTGGGATATCAGGCGTTTCTAAGGTTTTTCATATGTACAGCAGTGATGCTGCTCTACTATCTGTTTGTGGGGGTCCACGCAACTTATGATGTTGCCCATCACAATGGAATGGAAGAAACGACTGAGGCGGGGAAGAAGAATAATGAGGGGACACTGTGATCCAAATTAAAGCTTCTGTTTTCCACACTGTTATTTTTGCTGGCTTTATGACGGCGTGTATCTGATTTTAGTTGGTCATATCTGTTATTGGCTTCAGTAGTTAGATTTCAAAAGCAGCCTCTAGTTAGTTAAAATGGTGTCACATTTCTAGGACTGTGTCTGTGTAATTTTACTTGGGATTTATTCGGAAATCCGTGAAGTTAGTCAGTGAATGTTAGCCATTGCAATATCTAATCTTTCTATAACTTGGTAGTTATGACTTTGAAAGCCAGCCAGCCAGCAAGAAATTGGTGTTTGATTTCTAAGAACTTGTCGTACCTGATGTGACCAAAATTAGTTGGGGGAAATTAAAGGATGGATTTCTGTTGTTTATGTTAGGTAAGTAATTTCATTCAACCTTGGTGCATCGTCTGTTTCTGGAGTTGTGTACCTTGTGCATTTGTGAATATCATTAGGCCAAGGTGAGAGACCAACTAAGTTTGGATGGTTAGTTAGTTGGTTTGGGATTTTGGTTCAGAATCTTGTAATAGCAGCATTGACAAGTGATGATAACTTGGTTTTAACCTCGGGACATTTGGGCCATTTATGTAAGTGTAAAATTAAGGCCCAATCCATTGTAAGTAAGCCCAACATATCTAAAGTTAATTCATTCGGTTGTAGGAGACTTGTGCTTACTACAATTACTCCCTATAAACATATACTATAGGGTAATTGTGTATTCCGTATCTTACTTAGAAATGCTGAAAACCAAACATTAAAATTCAGAATAATACAAGTATTTAATTGAACATAAAACTATAAAGACAAATAAGAGGAgaagtaaacaaataattgggagGGATTAAATAAGAAAGAGATCAAAGGTAGTTGAATTAATGGAATGAAGATGACATGAAACTCAAAAACAAGTGTTATAAGATGGGAAGGTTTGGAAAAAGAGGAAGAGGGTGTGGAGTGTGGAGTGTGGAGAGCAGCAGGGCACGTGAATGATGAAACATCCAAAAAAACAACACAATGCTATACATACAAGTTACAACCTCCCTCCCAATTCCCATACATGATGGATGATATTTATGTTGAtgttttaattttaataataaataatcCAAACAAATACTCCTACTAGAAAGATAAGAGTAACTAACTAGCCGGCCGTacgatgaatgaatgaatgaatgaatgaatgaaagaataaatgaaagaaTGAATGAGCCGTCAATGTGCACGTGGCGGCAGTCCCCAACTAGGATACTAACTATCATCTCTACACGTGTCCCTTCCTTACTCTTACATTTCAAACCCCCCAATTATTATAATCTTTTCTGTTTGGTCcattgatattgatattgatatttattttaaaaaatggagaagtgTCTAAGTGCTGACGACGGAGTTTATTACAACGGAATCTTATCGGGAATTGAGCCCTAATATCCAATGTGCAATGCGCAGTGAAGACCAGTCGATGCTCATGTCATCAGGAGGAGGAGACCCCCCCACGGCCCCACCGCATCCCTATGCTAGCTTCATCACCACTCTCTTTGCATATTTGCATCCTATATTTaaccacaaattcttgtttgagtgacggataccattttacctcacaaagtactcactttttctctctctgcaacactattcatgtggtcccctttctccactaacccattttcttaccattttaactcacaaaatatccgccacaaatggtaacccgtcacaagggagaccaattgatatTTAACCTATCGTCTTATTTGTAACAGTTATAAGCTCATGATCTTACACAATATCTTTCTCACTTATTCTCCCACTTGCTGATCTTTGTAAGAGGTCACAAACTTGTAATGAAATAGTACCGTCATAAATAAAAATTTGTCTTAACTTAAAACGAATCAAATATTGTTAATCAATACAAGTAAAACCTAAGCTAAGAACGAACAAAAGTCTGTTATAGTCTTATAGACGTATAAGTGAAAGCTTGATTAACCTGTTTTTCTCCTAAGACACAAGTTTTATTGTTGGATAATATTACGGTATATGGTATATCATATCGtaataatattataatgatatgatGAATATCTTGAGTTGCCTACTTTAAGAGATTCTAAATCGAGATTTAGGTAATGTCGAATGTTATACAAATCGTTTCTTATTGTAATTGTAACACGAACGAATTATCAATAACAATCCTTTTAGTAAACTCTCCCTTTTCTATTtatatttataatatttattaatCCGTATATAGTAGTATATGTCCTACGGAGTATATGACTATATGTCTAGCATCCATATGTAATTATGTTTGCATGTAAAGCTGCATGCAGTATAAATGTGGTGTCACCCGCTTGTGTTTCATTTGAACAACTCAAATATGTGATCAAATGGACATTGTCTAACCATCCTACACGGCTACACCACTGACCACACCACCTGCTTTGATTATCTTATTACCCAACTAGACATACCTAAGCTTGTCACACTATGTCGTCATTCATCTAACGTTAATTatataagaccatccccaagcaaggtcaccgactgggtcgtgaccttgttgggtcaccttaATGACACCTTAAATTAGGATTAAGGGGTTAATTTTGGTGACCTTCAACTACTCAGGGTCAATTGGTGACCTTGAGTTGAGTTGGTGACTTGTTGGTGACTCACAGCAAGACACTCCCATTGgtggaaacaaaaaaaaaggacaaCCGTCAAAATAAAGAGAAGGTGACCTTTGGTTGAGTATGATGACGTGGGTAGGTGGCACTCTCTCATTGGTTAAAAAGTGAAAAATAATTGGGTTGATGGCGCAGGTCGTGACCTTCTGGAGGAGGATGAAAATGGGTCAAGATAATTAAGCTGTGATAATGAGGAAAAATATTGGTGACCCGATTAactcgaccttctgcttggggatggtctaataaTATACAATCCACCTCTTCAAACTTGGTACATAACATTGTCAATTTGGTGGCAAAAATAGAGCCATTACATGTTACTAGTTGCAATCTTGCTACCTGTCATCAAATCAATCTCTCTTATAAATTTCGCTTAAATATAATTAATTTAAGTAAAtacattttttatttatttctccaCATATTTAAATATTTTCACTAGTACAAGCGAATATGATAATGTAGGACAATataaataaaacttataaatattttaagtaaatTTTACAcatacattttcaaaactttatttttttaCAAAATATTTGCATTTTCTTAATTAATTTGGGTTGTCAAGCTACATTTTTACTTCTCAATTGTAGAACAAATAAGTCGGCATTAGATATTAGCAGGACAATGCTCAGGGAAAGTGTTCAATGTGATAATATATTTTGTACGGACTACAGAGTATAAGATACGAAGTACAAAATAATTTCAAGgaaaaaagcataataaaaagTGGAATGAGGGAGTGCAAATTGTGGACTACGGATTACAAATTAAAGTTTATTCGACTTATTATTGATGAGATACCATTTTAAGCAATCATTATTGGTGATTTGTGATTCAAAGTTAGTTGTTAATAAGTCTCTTCGGATGAGGTCGACACATATAATAGCAGCATTATTCCATCATATTTCCATGTATGTAAAATGTTATCCGATCCATTCAATTTTCATTGGTGAAAGCCGGCCGTTGAAAAGGTGTGCACTTTTTAGttcctcattattattattattattcaaatTACATCCACAATTCCACATCACATGCATGTTCAACGCGCATGCTAAACTCTATATACAATAATTGTATTGCATCCTCACAATGGTGCTGTCTTTTCCTAATATAAACATTGGATCAATTAGATCTGCCTATATATTCGACTTCATCTGCATGCCTAATCAAATTATCACTATAAAATCATAAACAGGGGGTAATTCCAGGTTATATCTAAGATTAGATTCATCTTTTAGAATACATACAGAACCTCATCTTCAATTGGGCCCATAAGCCCATTTGAGATTTCATTAAGACTATGTTTATAGGTAGGGCTAAGTCGGGTAGGTCTTGAATAAGGACAAAATCagataataaaataaaagtaaaacaaaaagaaaaacaagcccAAGTTCCACCAAAACATGGTCTAAGCGGTCTAAATTGGACCTTGTGGAACGCCTTTCTGGAACACCTTGCAAGAACACCAATCTTCTGGCATAGTTGCATATTCCACTCCACATGACACTATATTTTCTTTTCTTGGCTAATCATACAAATAAGGACACGTGGCTAAATTTGTTGACTTAACTTCTTAGTTTTTTTTATCACTTTTAAAAAGttatattttaaaaaatataaaaaataccAATATTTCTAACTTTTCATTCTCTTCAAAAAGaaattaataatgaaaaaaatatcaaaaacttaaattactttttttttttttttttttttttttttttgcaagcaaAGGGAGAATCCCTCTCCCAGCTACCAGCCCCAGCTTCATCGGGGTTGCCCCACGAAGGCCGACCAGGCTGATCCAAGGAGCGAGCAAACCCTCGGACACCCAGACACCGGCAAGCCCAGGGTCCACTTATTCAACGGGGTTTCCTCTCGAAGGCCGAAATAACCGCATGCGTTCCCCACAGTGGGATTTGAACCCAGGACCTCGCAATTCGCAGAATTTTCCACGCTTTGAGGGAGCCTGGAATCACCACTGGGCCACAAGCACTTGGTTAAAACTTAAATTACTTTGATAACGTAAGTTTTAAGAAATACGAAAAGCATGTGAGATATTGTGTAAACTAGGTTAAGGTAGGGCTTGATAAAGTAACAAAAACAAGGGGTGGGTCTTGTAATCGGGTTAAGGAggaaaaaatattattttaatgcaGGAATTAGGGTTAAGTAGGTCTGCAAGACCTACTGATAAACATAGTCTAAGGTAACTGAACCTAAGTAATTGTTGGAACCTAGCTAACTCTTCTATAAATTCATTAATACTATCAAAATTGCGGGGAAGTGGCAAATAAACCTCATACGTTTAGTCCTACGTGCAAATCACCCCCACAACTTTTAATACGTGCAAATTAACCCCATAACTTTATATTTTGGTGCAATTCAATTCTATTATTAAACTTTTATaaattaaaacataaaaattgAATTAACATGATTATTTAATATTAAACTTTCActtataatattactaatatgTGAAAACCCAAATCTACCCTTTGTTTATCACCGTACCATACCACCACCTTTTACATCTCCTAAGTTTATCATCTCCTTTAATTTATGTTCTTCATTGATAGAGTAATTCTCTTATTGCTGATCAACTCCTTCATCTTAAGGCAATATCACTATAGCTATCAACTGATGATGATTTTCTTGTTCCAATTTTCCCATTTTGGCTCTAATCCAATAATTGAACATCCATAATAAGTTAATCACGGTAATGGAGATTCTGGTTTCGCGTTTCGGGTGTTCCGTCAAGGTTGTTGTGCGAGTGATGCGACCTGTTTCTGGGCTTGTTTGGGCTTTGTTGCAGCGGAAAACCTCTGGTGGCGGTTGTATGAATCGGATTAACGGGTTTCGGATTGGTTGTAGCGGCTGCTATTCTTCGCCGGTGTTAAGGGTTGAGGTGTGAGTCGAGTTCGAGCCATGGTGTTGATGGGCGTTgctgttgttgtttgagattgaACGGAGAAGCAGTAGAGCATATCAGGGAAAAAGGTGAATTTGGGTTGAAGAATAAATGGAGTGTGTAGGGGTAGATTGGTCAATTAACTAAATTTCTAACAAATATGAAGGAAACTAGATAAGAAATAAatatattttcaaaaagaaaaatgAGAAATAAATAAGAGTGTGGAACAATCAGGTAAATTAATtaaatcttatctatataaattcagaagacaatactcattgTACAGCGCGCCACATCataaatgcatttttttttttggaaaatccaggttatggtgggacccatgagtgtgcaacgtatttaattattCAGATATCCGTCTTTTCGAACATGCGCTAAATTCCGTATCgcaacaaattatataaaataatcttatgTAATACTTCTTCGAATTAATACGTTCCGTGTAAAGAAAATGCATAACATTTACGCAGAAttaattacaaatgcgagtaaatgtgattaaattacatattttttaaaacaaaattacacaataaaattacagaaggaattacagttatatacgggatcgaacatacaacggaaatgaattacaaaaatgaattacatgtatttttgttaatattattgtaccgcaaattcacaacataatttttaaaactacgtggtacaatttttttttttcaaaaaacaatAATGACGGCATAtgtacttggaatataaaactcggcatCTTAGCTATCACCGCAAGACACCGAaattggtaggtgacaatgataggaaATCGAGTTAATATAGTCTTCAACaagcatttaatttttttttaaaaattttttttactctaaaaaaacaaataaaatttttttattttaatttacaagtgattaaatgTGTCGGACTCCCGAATCACCAATTGATGTTGAAGGTCGGTGCTATGGTGATGCTTCTGCGAAACATTGATCAATTACGTGGGTTGTGTAACGGCAGGAGACTAATTGTGACTGATCTGAGGGCACGCGTGATAAGATGTATTGTCTTAACTGGTAGTCATAAAGGTGATAGAGTGCATATTGCTCGATTAACACTTACTCCATCGGACACCAGTAGATTTCCGGTACGTTTCAGTAGAAGACAATTCCCCATCGTTGTTTGTTTTGCAATGACGATAAACAAGAGTCAAGGGCAGTCTTTATCTCAGGTCAACATCTATCTTCCAAGACCGGTGTTTAGTCATGGCTGACTTTATGTCGCACTTTCGGGGTCACCCGAAAAGAAGGCTTGAAAATTTTAATTTGTGACTCAGATATGCGTACTTCTACTACGACTACTAATGTAGTGtatcatgaaatttttcaatttttagaataacttgcatatgttaaagttgattattagattatactccctccacttttttatatatgacgttttgcatttacgaggtaagcctttgactttaatatttacaaaaatatatttgttcaaaaaatataaaaaaggtaccattaaattccttacgaaaaactctttcatatgagtatacatatcataatatttagtcttatattttaagagatattgaagagagaagggagtgtctcgaaatgtgagaaagtcatatataaaaaaatagagggagtatttcttttatccgaatgtaaagttttttatgtatgcaatttttatttataagagtatattacgttatttccttataaaccagtgTATGTGAACACATGTTTGTAccaaatttaaacattaattatgtacatCATTGATTTAGACGAATTAGATAGGTACAATAGAAATgaaaaaacaaatatacataaaaaaaacattcattctggcccaaatacatacccgtgcaattttgcacgggtttaaaactagtggaGTTAAATTGCACCAAAACATAAAGTTATGGGGTTAATTTGCACGTATTGAAAGTTGTGGGGGTGATTTGCACATAGGACTAAACGTAtggggcttatttgccacttccccgATCAAAATTGTTTAATTTTTCAACCATCTATTTCAATAGATACAAAAGTGATCATCTTGGCTcgatatttatttcataaaaatgcATCTCATTAGGAGTTAATTAGCTAAACAAACTGTCCTATATTTTCGACTTGGACTGCATTGTTAATTGAAAGGATCCTACTCGTGGCTACAATATCCAAAACAAAAGAAAGTAAAGTTATACTTCCTCCGTTTAGTCATTTGTTATTCTTTTTTCATTTTAgggtgtctcggtcaattgttgtcctttttattttagaATCGGATTTGATGAGTAGTTTGATTTTTCAAGCACTTAATTTGGTTCATTTGTCATCTTATAATTGACCTCCTTCTCTTTCCTTAGTCTTCATgccaaaaccaaaagacaacaattgaccgggacggagagagTATTATGCTTTTGTTTTATTCTAACTACTTggccgtcttaaacttaagacgaaCAATGTCATCTTAAATGAGAATTGAAGTTAGACAATATATTAAAGCTCATTTAAAAAGACTTTGTAAAATTACTGCGGACATATATGATACGAAGTAATATCAAATTGGAAGTaattatcaaaatatttttaatttaaaaaatgaaaaaatgaaatgaGATGAAGGCCCTGAGCTTTCGGCTGAAAAGAGGgtaattgaactgaactgaatttaatgGAGTTGAATTAAACTGAAATAAACTAAACCAAATAGAGTTAAAGTGAATTGAAAAATGGTGAACTTAAGTCCCAAAAAAGAGGGCTGAAATTAGGTAATTTAAATAGAGAAAATCTATACCCTTTAAAAAGTTTACAAGCCCCCTACTGTTCCTTAGGAATAGTAGCTTCCAAGGCCCCCTTCAACCCTTGATTTCTCCCTTACAATCCCGGCCTTTCATTTCTTCTACTCTGCTTTTCCCCCATTCATGCTTCTGCCTTTCTTTTTCCTCCGCTGTTCTCCAATCTCCCTCATACTTTCTTCTCTCTTCAACTAATAAATCTCAAAATCGCTCTCGCAAGCCGGCGCTTTGCTACCTCGATCGTCGTCTCGCTAATTCCTACATTATTTCTTCTTTTTTGTCGCCATTCAACTCGGGATCATCGTTCATCATCGCACTTAACCTCCAGGTTTTACACTTTTTCATTTAAAATTCTACCTTTAATTTATGGTATTGATGATGACCTCACTATATCTACGGTTGATTGAACTATGCTCTTCGCTTGATTTTTGTCGCAGTTCAACTCGGGATCATCGTTCATCATCGCACTTAATCTCCAGGTTTTATACTCTTTCATTTAAAATTCTACCTTTAATTTATGGTATTGATGATGACTGGACTATATCTACAGTTGATTGAAGTATGCTCTTCGCTTGATTTCTGTGGGGGGTTTAATGGGGTTTTTTATTTAATTGACACTTGTTTGATCTTATAGTTTAAttgtttcagttttttttttttaggggtatATAGCCTTTCATTCGGTCTTACTATCGTATTCTTCATATTCTAAGTCACTGCTGCCTGCTGTTTTACGATTGGCTTCTGGTTGCAATTATTAAGAGTAACATTCAAACTGAATCAACACTCACAATTTGTGGTTCAAAGTCATTATCGGTCTACTATCTTGACCTTGTGAGACTGGTTACATTTGTAGGCGCACTTATCCTCTATGACATACATACTTGATCGTTTGAAGAATTTGTACAGTCAGGAACCAAAGCCTTGGAGTTAGCTTATAATTTTCATGAGTTTGCATCACCGTTGCCGGTAATGAGGCTATAAATCCTGCTTTTTCGTTAGCTTTTCTCCTGCTTCTTATTAATCGTGTCTCTCTTTTTTGGTTCTGATGGGATTGAAACTGGCAACTTGCTGTCAAGTGTGTATATTCTAACCTGATTATAGCTGTTTGTTGTCCTGTGCAGCCAGACAATGTTTTTGGTGCAAAACCAATGGTCATGCTTCACTGTCAGTATTCTAGCGGAAAAACCACATTCCTTAAGCACTTGCTGAAAAGTAATTATCTAGGTGATTATATGCTCCCCCGAACCTTTGCAGCGGTGATTATCCAGGTGATTATATCAAAATTCGCAGCAATTTTTTTTTAGAAATTTCATCTTCGTTTCTCAATATTGGTTCCCTGTTCATTTTTGCTATGTCACTTTGATGCGATAAGTACTCGGCTTGTTGTACTACGTTTTCTTATTCGTTGTGTGAAACCTGTTTTGCTCAGCAACGAAAGTGATATTGATTTATTTGATAACAGCTCTTGTTCAGAGGATGATGAATAGAGCTTCAGGGTTGGAGCTTGGTGTCCATAATCAAAGAAGGTTTGATCCTACTTTCCTACCTTTCAGCTTTTTTCGCGTAGATTTCTCCCTTACAATCCCTGCCTTCCATTCATTCCTCTACCCTCAAAACCCTTTCGTTCCATTCATTCCCCCTTTCAATCTCAAACCCTCATCCTCTTCACCCACATACCACCCGGTACCAACAAGCACGCATTGATGGTGATTTATTTCTCCAACTCCATCCAGTTTgttaccattgattgttttcccTTTTTGGTTTTGTTCTTTTTGTGTTTCTTAGAGGGGATCTATGCGGCTGCACTCCCAGTCCATAATTGTGATTACTTTTCAGTTTTTCGCCCTTTCTTTTTCTCATTCTCCGCCGCTTTTCCTTTCGGTTGAAATCCACTTCTCCTTTCGGTTTAAATCTGGGGTTTTACCACCATCCGTACTAATGTGATTATATGCTTTCATCTTTATTTTCTGGGTATTTTCGTTT from Silene latifolia isolate original U9 population chromosome 5, ASM4854445v1, whole genome shotgun sequence encodes the following:
- the LOC141656268 gene encoding cationic amino acid transporter 8, vacuolar, whose protein sequence is MKDLNPKQHTNTSNIYNSQNHNSDSNKIPLLEMAASSSSEDTSSYWRLRKIDFFPEKSFNSISDYKNALFDIFPRLKDRLLSRSSDSFELVELRKESVNPLNKCLTWWDLVWLSFGSVVGSGIFSITGQEAHNHAGPAIVLSYAISGLSALLSVFCYTEFSVEVPVAGGSFSFLRIELGDFIAYIAASNILLEAIVGAAGLGRSWSSYFASLIRDDSDFLRIRVNSFAQGFNLLDPIAVVVLFIANGIAMSGTRQTSCLNWLSSVLSALVIVFIIIVGFIHSKAENLVPFFPFGAEGVFQAAAVVYWSYTGFDMVATMAEETKRPSRDIPIGLVGSMSMITVIYCLMSLTLTMMQKYTSIDVNAPYTVVFDQIGMKWAKYLVSIIALKGMTTSLLVGSLGQARYTTQIARSHLIPPWFAHVHPKTRTPINATLLVTILSAVIAFFTSLDVLSSVFSFSTLFIFMLMAVALLVRRYYVTEVTPKQNLVKFLGCLFFIGSSSIGITIIWNLKSRSWIGYGVCAGVWCGGTLAMQLLTKQRAPKIWGVPLVPWVPSLSIGMNIFLIGSLGYQAFLRFFICTAVMLLYYLFVGVHATYDVAHHNGMEETTEAGKKNNEGTL